A single Leptospira kirschneri serovar Cynopteri str. 3522 CT DNA region contains:
- a CDS encoding dihydrolipoyl dehydrogenase: MKEYDMIVIGTGGGTKLVTPPSKIGYKVAVIEKENPGGTCLNRGCIPSKMLIYPAEILSLTKHSEKFQISFPEKPKVDFKTLIERISKTVDDESASILPAYDKNPNITYISGTASFVSDKVITVNGEQLTAERIFIASGARPAIPDIPGLAGTPFMTSRETLRRTDLPKSMIVIGGGFIALELGFAYSSFGSEVTFLVRNRMLKNEDKDVVDEFERIFTKEHNVLLHTNIQKIEYNKNLFYLEATSQGKTILLQSEALLVATGIRPNTDLLNLQNTNIRTDPHGYIIVNEYLETTSPGVYALGDITGKYFYRHSVNFEGEFLFRTLYQEKKRAPIEYPPVPHAVFTHPQIAKVGKTEEELIQEGIDYVAAKNSYSASATGMARLSDSGFVKILIDKKSKKVLGAHVIGDEASNLIHLFILLMTMKGTLDDLLKMIYVHPALPEIARNAARKAKELLQSKE, encoded by the coding sequence ATGAAAGAATATGATATGATAGTAATTGGAACTGGAGGAGGAACAAAACTAGTCACTCCCCCTTCTAAAATCGGTTATAAGGTCGCCGTAATTGAAAAAGAAAATCCGGGTGGTACCTGTCTCAATCGAGGATGTATCCCTTCTAAGATGTTGATCTATCCCGCAGAGATTCTTTCTCTTACAAAACATTCAGAAAAGTTTCAGATTTCATTTCCTGAAAAACCTAAAGTGGATTTTAAAACTCTTATAGAAAGAATCTCTAAAACCGTAGACGATGAATCCGCTTCTATCCTTCCCGCTTATGATAAAAATCCGAACATTACTTATATTTCCGGAACCGCTAGTTTTGTCTCGGATAAGGTTATCACAGTGAACGGAGAACAACTGACCGCGGAAAGAATTTTTATCGCTTCCGGTGCAAGACCAGCGATCCCGGATATTCCTGGACTTGCGGGCACTCCTTTTATGACGAGTAGAGAAACACTTAGAAGAACCGATCTGCCCAAATCTATGATCGTAATCGGAGGCGGTTTTATTGCGTTAGAACTAGGTTTCGCTTATTCCTCTTTCGGCAGCGAAGTCACTTTTTTAGTCCGAAATAGAATGCTCAAAAACGAGGACAAAGACGTAGTTGACGAATTCGAAAGAATTTTCACAAAAGAACATAATGTATTATTACACACAAACATTCAAAAAATAGAATATAATAAAAATTTATTTTATTTAGAAGCGACTTCACAGGGGAAAACGATCTTGCTTCAATCAGAAGCTCTTTTAGTAGCCACCGGAATCAGACCCAATACGGATCTTCTAAATCTACAAAATACGAATATTCGGACGGATCCACACGGGTATATAATCGTAAACGAATATCTAGAAACTACTTCTCCCGGCGTGTATGCGTTAGGCGATATTACAGGAAAATACTTTTACAGACATTCCGTAAACTTTGAAGGAGAATTTTTATTCCGCACCTTATATCAGGAAAAAAAAAGAGCTCCTATCGAATATCCTCCGGTCCCACATGCAGTGTTTACACATCCTCAGATCGCCAAAGTAGGAAAAACGGAAGAAGAACTGATCCAAGAAGGAATCGACTACGTAGCCGCAAAAAATTCATACAGTGCTAGTGCTACTGGAATGGCCAGATTATCCGACTCCGGATTCGTAAAAATCCTAATAGATAAAAAATCCAAAAAGGTTTTAGGAGCTCATGTGATCGGAGACGAGGCTTCAAACTTGATCCATCTTTTTATTCTTCTAATGACGATGAAAGGTACCTTAGACGATCTTTTAAAAATGATCTATGTACATCCTGCGTTACCCGAAATTGCAAGAAATGCCGCCAGAAAAGCAAAAGAACTTTTACAATCCAAAGAATAA
- a CDS encoding ABC transporter ATP-binding protein — protein sequence MKFALQIENLVKTYSGGITALKGISLNVEKGDFFALLGPNGAGKSTTIGILSSLVNKTSGKVQIFDADLDSNLSKAKSYIGVVPQEFNFNIFERVSQIVVNQGGYYGMDRKIAMERAEEYLQQLGLYEKRKEAAGRLSGGMKRRLMIARALIHNPKILILDEPTAGVDIELRRSLWEFLQRLNSSGITVILTTHYLEEAESLCRNIAIIDQGKIVENTSMKELLQKLDHETFILDFTGHLNSYKTIPGVEIKQTDNSTLEVSIYGDASLNDLFKILDQNEIKISSMRNKSNRLEELFLKLVEKKL from the coding sequence ATGAAGTTTGCACTGCAAATTGAAAATTTAGTCAAAACATACTCAGGTGGAATCACGGCTCTCAAAGGGATCAGCCTAAACGTAGAAAAGGGAGATTTTTTCGCCCTACTTGGTCCAAACGGAGCCGGAAAGTCCACTACGATCGGCATTTTAAGTTCGCTCGTAAATAAAACTTCCGGCAAGGTTCAAATTTTTGACGCGGATTTAGATAGTAATCTTTCTAAAGCGAAATCGTATATAGGAGTTGTTCCTCAAGAATTTAATTTTAATATCTTTGAAAGAGTGAGTCAAATCGTAGTCAACCAAGGTGGTTATTACGGAATGGATCGTAAAATAGCAATGGAACGAGCCGAAGAATATCTACAACAACTCGGACTATATGAAAAAAGAAAAGAAGCCGCCGGCAGACTTTCCGGAGGAATGAAACGAAGGTTGATGATCGCAAGGGCTCTCATTCACAATCCTAAAATTTTAATTTTAGACGAACCAACAGCGGGAGTGGATATTGAACTCAGAAGGTCTCTTTGGGAATTTCTACAAAGGTTGAATTCTTCCGGTATCACCGTGATCCTCACTACTCATTATTTAGAAGAAGCGGAAAGTCTTTGTAGAAATATAGCCATCATAGATCAGGGAAAGATCGTAGAAAATACTTCCATGAAAGAACTACTTCAAAAATTAGATCACGAAACCTTTATCTTAGATTTTACCGGGCATCTCAACTCTTATAAAACGATTCCGGGAGTAGAAATCAAACAAACAGATAACTCCACTTTAGAAGTCTCCATTTACGGAGACGCTTCTTTAAATGATTTATTTAAAATTTTAGATCAGAACGAAATTAAAATTAGTAGTATGAGAAACAAATCCAACCGTTTAGAAGAGTTGTTCTTAAAATTGGTAGAGAAAAAACTATGA
- a CDS encoding ABC transporter permease, whose product MNLFEKYNAFKTIVIKETVRILRIWIQTIIPPGITISLYFIIFGKLVGSQIGNIGNHTYIQFIVPGLVMMSVIINSYNNVVSSFFGAKFQKNVEEILVSPTPPSLIVLGYTIGGVIRGILVGILVIAISLFFTKLEVHNFPMLIATVFLSSLLFSIGGFLNALYAKKFDDVTIIPTFILTPLTYLGGVFYSIQMLPPFWQNVSKLNPILYMVNSFRYGFLGISDIHPWFALSMIGAATLSFYILSVYLLKKGIGIRN is encoded by the coding sequence ATGAACCTATTCGAAAAATACAACGCATTTAAGACCATAGTCATTAAAGAAACGGTTCGAATTCTACGAATCTGGATTCAGACGATCATTCCTCCTGGAATCACGATCTCACTTTACTTTATTATTTTCGGAAAGTTAGTCGGTTCTCAAATAGGAAATATAGGAAATCACACTTATATACAATTTATCGTCCCTGGCCTTGTGATGATGTCTGTGATTATCAATTCGTATAACAACGTAGTATCTTCCTTTTTCGGAGCCAAGTTTCAAAAAAACGTAGAGGAAATTTTAGTGTCTCCTACTCCTCCATCCTTAATCGTTTTGGGATATACGATCGGCGGAGTGATCCGAGGGATTTTAGTAGGAATTTTAGTGATTGCGATTTCTTTATTTTTTACAAAATTAGAAGTTCATAATTTTCCTATGTTAATCGCAACCGTATTCTTAAGTTCTCTTTTATTTTCAATTGGAGGATTTTTAAACGCTCTCTACGCTAAGAAATTCGACGACGTGACGATCATTCCCACTTTCATTTTAACTCCTTTGACTTATTTAGGTGGAGTGTTTTATTCCATTCAGATGCTTCCCCCTTTTTGGCAGAACGTTTCCAAATTAAATCCAATTTTATATATGGTAAATTCGTTTCGTTACGGTTTTTTAGGAATCAGCGACATTCATCCTTGGTTTGCACTTTCTATGATCGGAGCGGCAACCTTATCCTTTTATATTCTTTCCGTATATCTATTAAAAAAGGGAATTGGAATCCGAAACTAG
- a CDS encoding BolA family protein, which yields MSFKEEIRSQLISHLNPTFIEVEDFSAQHSGHTGNPENKPEGTHIKIVLVSSSFLGKSKLEQHRMVYSILKPWIDRGLHAIILETSS from the coding sequence ATGAGTTTTAAAGAAGAAATCCGTTCCCAATTAATTTCTCATTTGAATCCTACTTTTATAGAAGTGGAGGATTTTAGCGCACAACACTCAGGTCACACCGGAAATCCGGAAAATAAACCGGAAGGCACTCATATCAAAATTGTATTAGTCTCTTCTAGTTTTTTAGGAAAATCTAAATTAGAACAACATAGAATGGTATATTCCATTCTTAAACCTTGGATCGATAGAGGTTTACACGCAATTATTTTAGAAACTAGTTCTTAA
- a CDS encoding BolA/IbaG family iron-sulfur metabolism protein — protein sequence MTIDEIKNKIESGLPDSKVTILDPYRDGVHIKAIVIYKGFEGKSILEQHRMVYETLKEELKQEVHALALETRIQE from the coding sequence ATGACAATAGATGAAATTAAAAATAAAATAGAATCCGGTCTTCCCGATTCTAAGGTAACGATCTTAGACCCTTATAGAGACGGAGTACATATCAAAGCAATTGTAATCTACAAAGGATTTGAAGGTAAATCCATTTTAGAACAACATAGAATGGTTTACGAAACTTTAAAAGAAGAACTAAAACAAGAAGTGCACGCTTTAGCGTTAGAAACGAGGATACAAGAATGA
- the grxD gene encoding Grx4 family monothiol glutaredoxin, protein MNDELKQKIGGLIGSNKVFLFMKGTPEAPMCGFSAGVSNVLRSLGIQFGSFNVLSDETIRQGIKEYANWPTIPQLYINGEFIGGHDIVVEMAKTGDLQKKAGILNAG, encoded by the coding sequence ATGAACGACGAATTAAAACAAAAAATAGGCGGTTTGATTGGATCGAATAAGGTCTTTTTATTTATGAAAGGAACCCCGGAGGCTCCTATGTGTGGCTTTTCTGCCGGTGTGTCTAACGTATTGAGAAGTTTAGGAATTCAATTTGGATCTTTTAATGTTCTTTCAGACGAGACGATACGCCAAGGAATCAAGGAATATGCGAACTGGCCTACCATACCACAACTCTACATCAACGGAGAATTTATAGGCGGTCATGATATTGTAGTAGAGATGGCTAAGACAGGAGATCTTCAGAAAAAAGCGGGGATTTTAAACGCAGGATGA
- a CDS encoding glutathione S-transferase N-terminal domain-containing protein, producing MKLYHFQSCPYCSYVRDEFQKMGLVLGKDYELIEASRGTSGREEVIQLGGKSQVPFLVDGDTRMYESRDIVKYVKLKKNP from the coding sequence ATGAAATTATATCATTTTCAATCCTGTCCTTACTGTTCTTACGTAAGAGACGAGTTTCAAAAAATGGGACTCGTCCTCGGAAAAGATTATGAACTAATAGAAGCCAGTCGTGGAACTTCCGGAAGAGAAGAAGTAATTCAACTAGGAGGAAAAAGCCAAGTTCCTTTTTTAGTAGATGGAGATACACGTATGTATGAATCCAGAGATATTGTAAAATACGTAAAACTTAAGAAAAATCCTTAA
- the gshAB gene encoding bifunctional glutamate--cysteine ligase GshA/glutathione synthetase GshB: MQSLKLKPGEFLSPEKFVLEGFEDLEISTQIVLRDALNRGLEVEILDRKNHFLRLKNQNGLVQYVKEASKTALDSYITFLVMENKTISKIIMYEYGLQVPEGDSFVDSESALFFWQKNFDRKMVVKPVTTNFGIGISILPPYTSEEDAKKAIKIAFNHSESIIVEEFAEGSEYRFLVIGEKTVAVCNRIPANVTGDGVHTIQDLVSFKNEDPRRGVGHVTPLEKIQLGDTELDVLQQSGFTKDSIPAKDQKVFLRKNSNISTGGDSMDVTDLAHPYYKELAVKAAQSVGAKICGVDIILQELEKKGDYRILELNFNPVLYIHNYPYEGKNRDVGNRILDLLGF, encoded by the coding sequence ATGCAATCATTGAAGTTGAAACCGGGGGAATTTCTTTCTCCGGAAAAATTCGTTCTAGAAGGATTTGAAGATCTGGAAATTTCTACCCAGATCGTACTTAGAGATGCTCTCAATCGAGGGTTAGAAGTAGAAATTTTAGATCGTAAAAATCATTTTTTAAGACTTAAAAATCAAAACGGGCTTGTTCAATATGTAAAAGAAGCTTCTAAAACTGCACTGGATTCTTACATAACCTTTCTTGTAATGGAAAATAAAACGATTTCAAAAATTATAATGTACGAATACGGCCTTCAAGTTCCAGAAGGAGATAGTTTTGTAGATTCAGAGTCGGCTTTATTTTTTTGGCAAAAGAATTTTGATCGAAAGATGGTAGTAAAACCTGTAACCACGAATTTTGGAATCGGAATATCGATTTTACCTCCTTATACCTCTGAAGAAGATGCAAAAAAAGCGATCAAAATAGCGTTCAATCATTCCGAATCTATCATCGTGGAAGAGTTCGCGGAAGGAAGCGAATATCGTTTTTTAGTGATCGGAGAAAAAACCGTAGCGGTTTGTAATAGAATTCCGGCTAACGTTACGGGAGACGGAGTTCATACTATCCAAGATCTTGTATCTTTTAAAAATGAAGATCCTAGAAGAGGAGTAGGACACGTGACTCCTTTAGAAAAAATTCAGTTAGGCGACACTGAGTTAGACGTTTTACAACAATCCGGTTTTACTAAAGATTCTATTCCAGCAAAGGATCAAAAAGTATTTTTAAGAAAGAATTCGAACATTAGCACAGGAGGAGATTCTATGGATGTGACGGATCTCGCGCATCCTTATTATAAAGAACTTGCAGTAAAGGCCGCGCAGTCGGTGGGTGCAAAGATATGTGGAGTAGATATTATCCTACAAGAATTGGAAAAAAAAGGTGATTATAGAATTTTAGAGTTAAATTTCAATCCTGTTTTATATATTCATAATTATCCGTATGAAGGTAAGAACAGAGACGTAGGAAATAGAATTTTAGACTTACTTGGTTTTTAA
- the gshA gene encoding glutamate--cysteine ligase: MKTKELTQTKIEEVSLEILLRHAVKAKHGLEKESMRVNPDGTLAGTIHPTHLGSSLTNHYIKTDFAEPQLEYATHPRPKIEANIRELQDLHIFTIRKLQNELIWPFSMPPVLPEEENKIPLGQYGTSHSGRWKTIYRHGLGLRYGRRMQTISGVHYNFSFSKIFLRQFLGKEISNFTKEEISSLYLHVIRNFLRRVHFLTYLTGSSTVFDSTFLPNPGNLKFEKHKSFTLYSTYATSLRMSEIGYTSKVQDTLGIHYNSLEEYVDRMCYAVHTPYPKYVSFSENKDAQLNPNYLQIENEFYSPIRPKQIPKGDERPLDALLQRGIEYIEIRSLDIDPYSPLGVCRSNLAFTQLILLDSLLKDSPSISEEENFVLKENLNSVIWEGRNPELKISVNGSKRNFQEAGAEYSESLRHYAKILDLHTGRRTYQEAIDFQIKKWKNPDKTPSGKLLSEILKRNIEFREKGIELARENKRALSYLEYSPGTLMKMEKETIRSFQEKEELEKQEIQTQYPTVKLCNH, encoded by the coding sequence TTGAAAACAAAAGAACTCACTCAAACAAAAATAGAAGAGGTTTCTTTAGAAATTCTTCTCAGACACGCGGTAAAAGCGAAACACGGTCTAGAAAAAGAAAGTATGAGAGTCAATCCAGATGGAACTCTTGCAGGAACAATTCATCCAACTCATTTGGGTTCTAGTTTAACCAATCATTATATCAAGACCGATTTTGCAGAACCACAACTAGAATACGCGACTCATCCCCGTCCTAAAATAGAAGCAAATATTAGAGAATTACAAGATTTGCATATATTTACGATTCGCAAGCTGCAAAACGAGCTCATCTGGCCCTTTAGTATGCCACCTGTTTTACCTGAAGAGGAAAACAAAATTCCACTCGGACAATATGGAACCTCTCATTCTGGAAGATGGAAAACGATCTATCGTCATGGATTGGGTCTTCGTTATGGAAGAAGGATGCAGACTATTTCCGGAGTTCATTATAACTTTTCTTTTTCGAAGATTTTCCTCAGACAATTTTTGGGAAAAGAAATTTCTAATTTTACAAAGGAGGAGATTTCCTCTTTATATTTACACGTGATTCGAAATTTTTTAAGAAGGGTTCATTTTCTGACCTATCTTACCGGGTCTTCTACAGTTTTTGATTCTACGTTTTTGCCAAATCCTGGAAATTTGAAGTTCGAAAAACATAAGAGTTTTACGTTATATTCGACTTATGCCACGTCTCTTAGAATGAGCGAGATAGGATATACGAGTAAGGTTCAAGATACATTAGGAATTCATTATAATTCATTGGAAGAATACGTGGATCGTATGTGTTACGCGGTCCATACTCCTTATCCTAAATACGTTTCTTTTTCTGAAAATAAGGACGCTCAACTCAACCCAAATTATCTTCAAATAGAAAACGAATTTTATTCTCCGATTCGTCCGAAACAAATTCCAAAAGGAGATGAAAGACCCTTAGACGCTCTTCTTCAAAGAGGAATTGAATATATAGAAATTCGCTCTTTGGATATAGATCCTTATTCTCCCCTAGGAGTCTGCAGATCCAATCTTGCGTTTACTCAATTGATTCTTTTAGATTCTTTGTTAAAGGACTCTCCTTCTATTTCCGAAGAAGAAAACTTTGTCTTAAAAGAAAATTTGAATTCAGTGATTTGGGAAGGAAGGAATCCAGAATTAAAAATTAGCGTAAACGGATCCAAGAGAAATTTCCAAGAAGCAGGTGCAGAATACTCTGAATCTCTTCGCCACTACGCTAAAATTTTAGATCTTCATACCGGAAGACGTACGTATCAGGAAGCGATCGATTTCCAAATTAAAAAGTGGAAAAATCCGGATAAAACCCCTTCTGGAAAATTACTTTCGGAAATTCTAAAACGTAATATAGAATTTAGAGAAAAAGGAATTGAGCTTGCTCGTGAAAATAAGAGGGCGCTTTCCTATTTAGAATATTCACCTGGAACCTTGATGAAAATGGAAAAAGAAACGATTCGTTCTTTTCAGGAAAAAGAAGAATTAGAAAAACAGGAAATTCAAACTCAGTATCCTACTGTCAAACTATGCAATCATTGA
- the ggt gene encoding gamma-glutamyltransferase, with amino-acid sequence MKQITIRIFLILLFISCRENSLLIEGKTISTDLLVVPSHQKKHTEYFSESKNLMIASDSPEATQAGIEVGALGGNVVDVVAATSFAISVTRPHSTGLGGGGFLILYLKEFSKPIAFDFRERAPNASSRDMYKLKPKEDSLFGFRAVGVPGFVAGLVQIQKRFGKLPLKTVISPAIRLAENGFPVYPDLQSAIQKSSKDMDEEMKKIFLPGGKVPELRSILIQKDLANSLKLISETGDKEFYHGKIANSIVNAMKKNGGLVTLQDLSGYKVIEKKTVHTTYHDYTIYTMPPPSSGVHLLTMLSMVETKPLKETYEKDPVLYYHFIVEAMRRGYADRAMLGGDPVFTKIPIERLLSKKYAEEKISDFDLKTASSSSSFLKTLNFGVESPQTTHISVMDREGNSVSTTQSINFRFGASVVAPGTGIVLNDTMDDFSRAPGEPNVYGLIGAEANSILPKKTPLSSMSPTIVFKNKEPFLVTGAPGGSYIVNAVLQSLIYNLDFNLTLYESVARGRVHHQFFPDAVFIEKSVNERNVFDGLSSKKHDLRIAPNFAKLFSVKRENGMLYGACDPRGEGATGGL; translated from the coding sequence ATGAAACAAATTACAATTCGTATCTTTTTGATACTTCTATTTATCTCTTGTAGGGAAAATTCTCTTCTAATCGAAGGGAAAACAATTTCCACGGACCTACTAGTTGTTCCTTCCCATCAAAAAAAACATACAGAGTATTTTAGCGAAAGTAAAAATTTAATGATCGCTTCCGATTCTCCTGAGGCGACACAAGCAGGGATCGAAGTAGGCGCGTTAGGTGGAAACGTAGTGGATGTAGTTGCCGCGACTTCTTTCGCCATTTCCGTAACAAGACCCCATTCTACTGGTCTGGGCGGAGGGGGCTTTCTAATTCTTTATCTAAAAGAATTTTCGAAACCGATCGCTTTCGATTTTAGGGAAAGAGCACCTAACGCTTCTTCTAGGGATATGTATAAATTAAAACCGAAAGAGGATTCTCTTTTTGGATTTAGGGCAGTAGGTGTTCCGGGATTTGTTGCGGGGCTCGTGCAGATTCAAAAACGTTTTGGAAAACTTCCGCTCAAAACGGTAATCTCTCCCGCGATCCGACTCGCTGAGAATGGATTTCCTGTTTATCCAGATCTTCAGTCCGCAATTCAAAAATCTTCTAAAGATATGGACGAAGAAATGAAGAAAATTTTTCTTCCAGGAGGAAAGGTTCCGGAGTTAAGAAGCATTCTCATACAGAAGGATCTTGCAAATTCTCTCAAACTCATTTCCGAAACCGGTGATAAAGAATTTTATCACGGTAAAATTGCGAACTCGATTGTAAACGCGATGAAAAAAAACGGAGGTCTTGTCACTCTACAAGATCTGAGTGGTTACAAAGTAATCGAAAAGAAAACGGTACATACGACTTATCATGATTATACGATTTATACGATGCCTCCTCCTTCTTCCGGAGTTCATCTACTGACTATGTTGTCTATGGTGGAAACAAAACCTCTGAAAGAAACGTATGAAAAAGATCCGGTATTATATTATCATTTTATTGTAGAAGCGATGAGAAGAGGTTATGCGGATAGAGCGATGTTAGGTGGAGATCCTGTCTTTACAAAAATCCCGATCGAACGTCTTCTGTCTAAAAAATATGCGGAAGAAAAAATTTCAGATTTTGATCTTAAAACCGCTTCTAGTAGTTCTTCTTTTTTAAAAACTTTGAATTTTGGAGTAGAATCTCCACAAACCACGCATATTTCCGTCATGGATCGGGAGGGAAACTCTGTTTCTACAACTCAGTCCATCAATTTTAGATTTGGGGCTTCTGTAGTTGCTCCTGGAACTGGAATTGTGTTAAACGATACAATGGATGATTTTAGTAGAGCTCCGGGAGAACCAAATGTATACGGTCTAATCGGTGCGGAAGCGAATTCGATACTTCCTAAAAAAACTCCTTTGAGCAGTATGTCTCCTACGATCGTATTTAAAAATAAAGAACCTTTTTTAGTTACCGGCGCGCCTGGAGGTTCTTATATCGTAAACGCTGTTTTACAGTCTCTGATCTATAATTTAGATTTTAATCTGACTTTGTATGAATCCGTAGCCAGAGGAAGAGTACATCATCAATTTTTTCCGGATGCGGTATTTATAGAAAAATCGGTGAATGAAAGAAACGTATTCGATGGTCTTTCTTCTAAAAAACACGATCTTAGAATCGCTCCGAACTTTGCGAAACTATTTTCTGTCAAAAGAGAGAATGGCATGCTCTATGGAGCTTGCGATCCACGTGGAGAAGGGGCCACAGGCGGACTTTGA